The sequence below is a genomic window from Tistrella mobilis.
GAATACGCCTGGTTCAACAATGTCGAGACCAAGCCGGGCATCGGCTATCCCAAGGACTGGGAGAACCAGAAGCGCTGGAACGGCGGCTGGACCCGCACCTCCGACGGCCGCATCCGGCCGCGTATGGGCGCCAAATGGCGGGTGCTGGCCAAGATCTTCGCCAATCCCGACCTGCCCGAGATCGACGACTATTACGAGCCGTTCGATTTCGATTACGGCCATCTCCAGACCGCGGGCGAGGTGCAGGCCTCGCCGACCGCACGGCCGCGCTCTCTGGTGACGGGCGAGCGGATGGAGAAAATCGTCTGGGGCCCGAACTGGGAAGAGATCCTGGGCGGCGAATTCGCCAGGCGGTCTGCCGACTACAACTTCGCCGAGGTGGAGAAGGAGATCTACGGCGCCTTCGAGAACACCTTCATGATGTATCTGCCCCGGCTCTGCGAACACTGCCTGAACCCGACCTGCGTCGCCGCCTGCCCGTCGGGTGCGATCTACAAGCGCGATGAGGACGGCATCGTCCTGATCGATCAGGAAAAATGCCGCGGCTGGCGGATGTGCGTCTCGGGCTGTCCCTACAAGAAGATCTACTACAACTGGTCTTCGGGCAAATCCGAGAAATGCGTCTTCTGCTATCCGCGCATCGAGGCCGGCCAGCCCACGGTCTGTTCCGAAACCTGTGTCGGCCGTATCCGCTATCTGGGCGTGCTGCTCTATGACGCCGACCGGATCGAGGCCGCCGCGGCGACGCCCGACGAGGGCGATCTCTACGAGGCGCAGCTGTCGATCTTCCTGGACCCGAACGACCCCGAGGTGATCGCCCAGGCCCGGCGCGACGGCGTGCCCGAGGCCTGGCTCGAAGCCGCC
It includes:
- the narH gene encoding nitrate reductase subunit beta, translated to MKVRAQVGMVLNLDKCIGCHTCSVTCKNVWTNREGVEYAWFNNVETKPGIGYPKDWENQKRWNGGWTRTSDGRIRPRMGAKWRVLAKIFANPDLPEIDDYYEPFDFDYGHLQTAGEVQASPTARPRSLVTGERMEKIVWGPNWEEILGGEFARRSADYNFAEVEKEIYGAFENTFMMYLPRLCEHCLNPTCVAACPSGAIYKRDEDGIVLIDQEKCRGWRMCVSGCPYKKIYYNWSSGKSEKCVFCYPRIEAGQPTVCSETCVGRIRYLGVLLYDADRIEAAAATPDEGDLYEAQLSIFLDPNDPEVIAQARRDGVPEAWLEAARHSPVWKMAMDWKIAFPLHPEYRTLPMVWYVPPLSPIQSAADAGRIGMDGQMPDVSSLRIPVRYLANLLTAGREEPVITALKRMLAMRGYMRAKTIDGVRDATLARSVGLNGALIEDMYRIMAIANYEDRFVIPTSHREIGEDAYDVRGSCGFSFGNGCSGGSSGVDLFGAKRTRTVHTPTDVFRGEA